Part of the Halodesulfovibrio aestuarii DSM 17919 = ATCC 29578 genome, ATTTCTCTCAGATCACGGGTACGTTCTTCAACACGGGATTCAAGCTCAAGGTTAGCCTTACTCAACATTTTTTCATATTCAACACGCGTCGTAACATTACGTACTGAACCAACAAATTCCGCAGGATTGCCCTTTGTATCATACAGCATTTTACCCGTTACGGAACAATGCATTGCATGCTCGCCTGTACCAAAAACAAAAGCAAAGTCTTCCAGCTTCCCGCGCTTACGCAATTCTTTTTTCAGCATCAGAACCACATCCGGTTCCATAAAAGCGTAAACAGAAGCACGTTGCGCCTCTTCAGGTGTCCAGCCGAACACCTGCTGAACAGAAGGGCTTACCTCCCGAATGCGCCCGTCGGGAAGCGCCTGAAAGTACACATCCTGAATATTTTCAAAAATTCTTCGATAGCGAACTTCACTATTCCGCAACGCAGCCTCAACTGAGTCCCGTTTAACAAGCTCCGCATTAAGTTCACTTGTTTTCTTCTCTACAAGTTTTTTTAGAGAAAGGTTCCACAAGACAATGATGCACGTGGCACCAATAAGAAATGTAAAACACATTAAGATAAGAACGATAGCACGCGTAGAAACAGGATCTCCTTCCTCCATACGCACCCATTTTCCGACAATAGCGCTATGCTCTTCCGAAGTAATATTATTCAGTGCCTTGTTAAGAATGCTTAGCAACAGCGGTAAATCTTTGCTTATACCAACAGATAGGCTTGCGGTTAGCCCCACAACGCCCCCGACCTGCAAATCAAGTACGCCGCTTTTTTTAATCTGATGAGTGATACTGAACTGATAATCTACAAGTGCGTCTGACTGCCCGAACGCTACGCGTTGCAGTCCCTCTTCGCTATTTTCCACCACATCAATGATGATATCCTTATAATAGTCCTCAAGATAATCATGCCATGCGTAACGGCGGACAACAGCAACACGCTTACCACTTAAATCGTCCAGTGTAAGATCTTTCCAATCCCCTTTTCGGACAACAATGATGCCGGGCATTTTAATAAACGGAGTACTGAAATTAAGAAAATCATCACGACTTGGAGTTCGCATCAACGCCGCGATCATATCCAACTTACCGTCGCGCATATCTTGCATTACCTGCGTCCACTCGCCCACGGCTGAAATTTTAAATTTCAACCCAGTAAGCTTTTCAAGAATACGCAAGTAGTCGCTCGTCATACCAACATGATGACCATCTTCAGTTCTGGCCTCAATTGGGAAAAAATTGTTATCAATACCGACCTGAACAGTACTATGCGTTGAAAGCCAATTACGTTCTTCCGGCGAGAAGTTCGCCCATACAAACTCTTTGTTCTCGATCAACCGCTCAACAGTGTTATCCCGAGAATCCAAAGAAGAGAGCACGGTCTTATATATTGCCCCCATTCCTAGAAGCAACATTCCGCACACAAGAAGAGTCAACATTTTCAAGCGCATTCAGCCTACTCCTGCAAACCATACGGACAGCATCCGTCAAGTTTACCTAATGATAATTCCATAACATATGCACTCTGCTGCCAACTGAACGCATAGTCTTCCTTATCCCCGCTCTATCTATAACTACACAAAGGGCGATGCCTGACTGCATTGCGCTGCATCAGCATCTATTCCTTACATGGGGGCAAAAAGACTCACCATGTATGTCCTTCTCTTTGCAACATTCATTCTCAATTGATTGTTATCTAAGGCACAAACCTACAGCATGGGCAGGCAAAGCCCGCACCACTCTCTCATCCTGCTAATATTGCATATCATTTTCACATCTAAGAAAATTTAAAACTACTCTCGCGCAATATTGGACTTCATACTGAGGCATCTTCGTCCTATTTGTCCTGTTGAATTCAACGAGGTATTCGAACCAGCATTAATACGGGGTAATTTTGCCTCAAATAAAGAGAATACAGACCCTAGCACATCCAATCTGTTACTCAAAACATCAAAAAAATGTTGCATTTTTGCACAAAACTACATCTTAACCAGACACTTTACTGATTTTTGGGACTTTTTTGTCACATTCAATCACCCCACTTTCGCGCTTTTTTTCACAAACCCTCTTTGCGGGACATATGCACCCCATTATTTATTCCATTATTTTTAGTTAGTTAGTTTAAATGAAGAAAAAATGGGACATCCATACCCCATTTTTTTCACCCGCCCAACCTCTTCAAATGACGCCCTGATCAACAATTCATTAACTATTACTGAATGATATCTGCAAATACCCTTAGGCCTGCATTTTTTGGTCTCTTCTTTGCTTTACACGCTGCATATGGTTTATGCCCCCGGGAAACGACATGACCTGTCCCACCAGTTAAAGACATGTCGTTTCCCTCCGGACAATAAATTTCTTCAGCATAAGAAATAGTGCCTCTACCAACTTTCGGCCAGTTGATGAGGGCGAATAACAACATTCCATAACGGCAAGCTACACGCTCTGATTTGAGACGTATCTAGTATGGAATACATTCAGGAGGAAGTATGTTTAGGAAAGCATTAGTGCTGGTTGCACTGGTAGCAATGATGGCAGTTTCGTCTGTGTCATTTGCTCAGGACCCAACGATTCTTCGCATCGGTATGGGCGACCCTATTGATTCCGAAATGGGTGCTATCGCAACCCGCTTCAAGGAAATCGTAGAAGGTCGTACCGACGGAAAAGTAGAAGTACAGATTTTCCCAAGTGGTCAGCTCGGTGATGAAACCGAAATGATTCAGAACGTTCGCCGCGGAAACCTCGACATGGCAGTAGTAGGTATCGCGAACACCGTTCCTTTCGTTAAAAAACTCGGCATTCTTACCCTGCCGTACCTCTTCGAAAACATGTACGACGTAGTACGCGGTGCTACTGGCCCTGCTCACGAAATGCTTAACGAATTTGCAGTGAAAGAAGGCGGATTCCGTGTTCTTGGCTGGACCTACACTGACTACCGTTACCTTTCCAACTCTCAGCACCCGATTAAAAAACTTGCTGACGTTAAGGACATGAAATTCCGTGTTCCACAGTCCGCAGTTATTCTTGAAACTTACCGTTCATGGGGCGCAAACCCAGTACCTATCTCCTGGGCAGAAACCTTCACAGCTCTCCAGCAGGGAGTAGTAGATGGTCAGTGCTACGGTTACATCACGTTCCAGGCTGCTAAATTCAACGAAGTACAGAAGTACATCACTGAAGTTCATTACACTTACCAGCTCCAGCCAATGATGATTTCTGAACGTCTTTACAAAAAGCTCACTCCAGAAATGCAGCAGCTCGTAGTAGACGCTGGCCGTGAAGCTCAGGAATATTGCCTTGCATTCCAGCTCGTAGACGCTGGCCGCGCTAAAGCAGAACTCATCGCGTCCGGTATCCAGATTGATACTCTCGAAGATGAAGCTGAATGGAAAAAACTCGCAGTCGATAATGTATGGCCTAAAATGACCGACTTTGTTGGCGGCCAGAAAGTGCTTGATCGTTACCTCGGTTACATCGGCAAAAAATAATCTAGCAGATACTACAGAGCCGGTGGTACCCACCGGCTCATTTCATTTTAATTAGGGGACACCTGATGTTCAAAAAAATCCTTTTTAATACTCTCGACCATGTTGAGAGTTACATCTGCCAAGCACTCCTTGCATTCTTTGTTGTGGTTCTTTTCTTACAGATTATTCTGCGTGAAATCGGCACACCATTGTACTGGAGTGAGGAAGTCGCCCGCTTCTCTTTTGTTTGGTTTGTATTTTTTGGCGCTTCCTACGCGGCAAGACTCGCTGCTCACAACCGTGTAACGCTTCAGTTCAAACTATTCCCGCCTATCGTGGGTGAAATTTCCATGCTTCTCATGGATGTTGTCTGGATCGTTTTTAACAGCGTGATGACTTGGAAAGGCATCCAGACCATTCAGGACCTGATCGAATTTCCGTACTCCACCCCTGCTCTCGATTGGCAGCTCAGCTGGGTATATCTGATCTTCCCAATCAGCTTCACACTTATGTCTCTGCGTATTTTGCAGGTTAACTACATTAAATGGATTCTGAAGCAGGAAATTGAAGACCCTGACAAAGCTGATATTGAAAAGAGTAAAAATGCTCTGAAGGGTGAGGAGGGTTAGTCATGGGTGTTGCAGAAGTTTTATTTCTAACATTTCTGGTGCTCATGCTTTTGGGAGCACCAATCACAGTAGCACTTGGTGTGTCTGCCATGTTCTCATTCATGGTTGTAGGTCAGGATCTGAGCACACTCATCCAGATCGCATTCACCTCAGTTAACAGCTTTCCTATCATGGCACTGCCGGCATTTGTACTTGCAGGGGCCTTGATGGAATGTGCCGGCGTATCAAAACGCTTAGTTCTCATTGCTGAAAACCTCGTTGGCCCTGTTCGTGGCGGACTTGCAATTTCTACCGCTCTTGCTTGTGTATTCTTCGGCGCCATTTCCGGCTCCGGTCCGGCTACCACTGCTGCGGTTGGCATGCTGATGATTCCTGCAATGATTAAAAGGGATTACGAGCCAGGATACGCTGCAGCAGCAACTGCTACTGCGGGTGGCGTAGGTATCATTATTCCACCTTCTATTCCTATGGTTATCTACGGCGTTGCAGCACAGGAATCCATTACAAAGATGTTCCTTGGTGGTGTTATTCCAGGCCTCTTAATTGCTGTCGGTCTTATTTGCATGCACTTATTTAAGTGTCGTAAAATGGAAGTACATGAAGATATGGCGGCATGGTCTGCATCCACTCTTCTTACATCCATGAAAGAAGGTATCTGGGCGATGATGGCACCTATCGTTATTCTGGGTGGTATCTACTCTGGATTCTTTACACCGACAGAAGCTGCTATTGTAGCAATTTTCTACACATTGTTTGTCGGCTTCTTCATCTACAAAGAACTTTCAATCAAAGCTTTGATGAAGTCTCTTGAGACAACCTCATGGCTTACCGGACGCGTACTCATCATTATGTTTACCGCATATGCATTCGGTAGACTTCTTGTACAGTACCGCATTCCAGACCAGATCGTTGAGATGCTCCTCAACTTTACATCTGACGTAATGGTAGTTTGGATCTTTGTAGTGCTTATTCTTCTGTTCCTTGGCATGTTCATGGAAACTCTGGCAATCATCCTTCTCGTTACCCCGGTACTGCTTCCAGTTATGAAAGCATTCGGCGTGGATCCAATTCACTTCGGTATCGTTCTTGTGTGTTGCTGTGGCGTAGGCTTCTCTACTCCACCACTGGGAGAAAACATGTTTATCGCCTCAGGTATTGCAGACGTCTCGCTTGAAGAAATATCTGCAAAAGCAATTCCTTTCTGCTGCATCACTATCGGTGTTATCTTCCTGCTCGTGATGTTCCCGCAGCTTATTCTCTTCTTGCCAAAAATGCTCATGTAATACCTTTAAGCTTAAAACCTTACTCGAAAATTGCGGAGCCCCCAAAAGGGCTCCGCTTTTTTATGCTTTTTAGCCTCCGACAAACGGGCACCGCTTCTGCATCCTGTTTCGGATAAAAACATTCTGACTCAAGCCTGCAGTATCCAATCGACAGCAACCATACCCACGATTCTAACGAGGCTCTCCTAAGCATCATCGTTCTCGGGCAAAACGTTTCCTAAACGTCATGCCGGTCAGGAGGGTCCTTGCGGGTGAAGAGCTGCCCCCAAAAGGAACAAGAAAAAAACCGGCTGTCCTTTCGGACAGCCGGTTTAGTATTTCTAATCGCTTCAGTCTAACGCAGAGCTAACGACGCAATAGATAACGGGGTTAGCATAAGCGGCTGACTTGGAAGATGTACAGGAAGCTTAAGCTCTTTTTCAAAGATAGTCTCAATTCCCGGCAGGCAGCAAGTACCACCTGAAAGAAGAACTGAATCAACCTCGTGCCCTGCCATATGAGCCGAAACGATGTCACTAACACGCTCAAGAGTCGGCTTTGCAATGGAGAGAATTTTGTATTCCTCCGCTTTGCGTTTGTACTCTTCAGCTTTTTCAAGAGCGACATCATAGTGCCCAGCAATGGTAAGCGTAATATGCTTACCACCAGTCGGCTCATCATCACTGAAAACAATCTCGCCGCCTTTAACGATTGCAGTACCAGTGGTACCACCGCCGATATCAACAACTGCTGCTTTATCCAACTCAAGAAGGGATGCAACACAGCTTGGTTCGTCTTCAACATAGGTCACATCGAGACCTGCGGTTTCCAAAATATTTGTGGAAAGACGCGCATCAGTCCCCGGAGGAAAAGAGGTGGAAGCTTCGGTGATTTCGATACCAAGGCGTTCTTCCGCCATGGCTACAAATTTGCGAACAACATCGCAGGCACCGACAAAGTCTACCACAACTCCGTCACGTACAACTTCTGTCCATTCCAGGAAGACAGCAACAGGCTCGCCTTCGCCATCAACAGCCATAAGCACAACATCCGCTGTACCTAAGTCAATGCCAATGTGAATCGGGCCTTCAACCGAAACAGGGTCGGTGTCATTCATCATGGCGGCGGCGCGATCAAGTCGCTCGCATGCTAACTCCCAAGAAATGGCCATAACTAAACGATCCTAAAGCAATCAACGAGGGCACAACGACGGATACGGGTAAATGTAGCCGCGTTAGTAACACCTTCACCGGTAGGGGTGGAAATGGTCATGGAAGTCCAACCTTCACCACCAGCACCAAGACCGGCTACGTGAGGGCCGTTTTTAACAAAAAGGCTGGTATTAGTAGCACGAGCCATTGCTTCCATATTGTTAACGTTGGTGGAATGCAGACCAGCGGTGTGGCTGAGACCACGCTCAAGTTTAAGTGCCCACTCAAGTGCTTCTGCAAAGTTGTGCGCACGAAGTACAGGCACGAGAGGCATCATCTGCTCTACTTTTGCGAAAACGTAATCAGAATCACGGCCAGCATCTACGATAAGAAGCTTACAGGTATCCGGAACAGTTACGCCTGCAATTGCAGCGAGTTTTTTAGCGTCACGACCAACCCATTTTGGATTAGCACGAGCTTTATCAGTGCCGTAATCAAGAATAACGGTCTGAGCGATGGTGTTAGCCTGCTCAAGAGTCAACTCGTACGCACCAACTTTTTTCATCTCAGCTTTAAGCTGATCAGCAATAGAATCAACTGCAATAACTTCTTTTTCGTCAGCGCAGATGAGGTTGTTATCGAAAGATGCGCCAATGTAAATGGATTCAGCGGCACGGGCGATGTCAGCAGTTTCGTCAACAACTACAGGAGGGTTACCAGCACCAGCAGCCATAAGGCGTTTGTTGGTAGTTTTACGTGCAGCTTCAACTACAGCTTCACCACCTGTTACTACGAGGAGGTTAATTCCGTCGTAAGTAAAGAGGCGCTTAGCAGCATCGATGGAAGGTTCCTTAACTGCAACGAGAAGGTTAGCAATACCGGTTTCAGCAACAACAGCTTTGTTGATGATCTTGATTGCTTCCTGAGTAATACGTTTAGCAGCAGGATGCGGAGCAAATACAACAGAGTTACCGGCGGCAATCATGCTGATACCGTTGTTGATAACAGTAGAGCCAGGGTTGGTGGAAGGAGTTACAGATGCGATAACGCCCCAAGGAGCTTTTTCGATCATGGTAAAACCGTTGTCACCAGTAATTGCTTCAGCAGATACTACTTCAGTACCCGGGGTGCGGTCTGCAACAAGAAGAGTTTTCGCGATCTTGTCTTCAACATTACCCATGCCAGTTTCTTCAACAGCCATTTCAGAAAGACGACGGGCATTGTTACGTGCAGCGCGGCGGATAATATCGATAATTTTATTGCGCATTGCAATAGTACCGATTTTAGTCTGTGCTACTTTTGCTGCAGCTACAGCGTCATCCAATTCGTCAAAAATACCCCAGTCACCTGCGGTAGGAGCAGCAACAGAAGTCTGTGCGACACCGTTCAGCTGAGTAAGAACTTCAGAAACAATAGACTCTATCTGTTCACGTGCGATAGCCATGTTATCTCCAAACTATATTATTTATTGTAAACCGTTTCGCCCTGTGAGGTAATCTGATCAATTATTGCGATTACACTCAGGTCAAGAGGAGGTCTATCTGTCATAGTAAAACGCGCGGAACTACCACGGACTAACAGGACAATTTCCCCTTCTCCGGCACCAAGGGTGTCAGCTGCGACCTGGCCAGAACGAACAACTTCACCGTCAGCGGTAACAAGATCCACCAGCAGCAACGTTACGGGAGGCACGCCGGGATCACGAACAGTAGAAACTACCTGTCCTCGTACTCTTCCTAATTCCATGTTGTATCTCCTTTTCGTACGCCACCAAGCAATCTTCCGTTGGCAGTTTACTTAGTTTTAATAGGGAACACTTCCTCAAGATCAGCATGAGGACGCGGGATAACGTGAGTTGCTACAACTTCACCAACTCGCTGTGCTGCAGCAGCACCAGCATCGATAGCAGCTTTGCAAGCAGCAACATCGCCACGGATAAGAGCAGAAACAAGTGCCCCGCCGATGCGCTCGTAACCTACGAGTTCAACGCGTGCAGACTTAGTCATAGCATCAGCTGCTTCAACAAGA contains:
- a CDS encoding TRAP transporter substrate-binding protein: MFRKALVLVALVAMMAVSSVSFAQDPTILRIGMGDPIDSEMGAIATRFKEIVEGRTDGKVEVQIFPSGQLGDETEMIQNVRRGNLDMAVVGIANTVPFVKKLGILTLPYLFENMYDVVRGATGPAHEMLNEFAVKEGGFRVLGWTYTDYRYLSNSQHPIKKLADVKDMKFRVPQSAVILETYRSWGANPVPISWAETFTALQQGVVDGQCYGYITFQAAKFNEVQKYITEVHYTYQLQPMMISERLYKKLTPEMQQLVVDAGREAQEYCLAFQLVDAGRAKAELIASGIQIDTLEDEAEWKKLAVDNVWPKMTDFVGGQKVLDRYLGYIGKK
- a CDS encoding TRAP transporter small permease; the encoded protein is MFKKILFNTLDHVESYICQALLAFFVVVLFLQIILREIGTPLYWSEEVARFSFVWFVFFGASYAARLAAHNRVTLQFKLFPPIVGEISMLLMDVVWIVFNSVMTWKGIQTIQDLIEFPYSTPALDWQLSWVYLIFPISFTLMSLRILQVNYIKWILKQEIEDPDKADIEKSKNALKGEEG
- a CDS encoding TRAP transporter large permease, whose amino-acid sequence is MGVAEVLFLTFLVLMLLGAPITVALGVSAMFSFMVVGQDLSTLIQIAFTSVNSFPIMALPAFVLAGALMECAGVSKRLVLIAENLVGPVRGGLAISTALACVFFGAISGSGPATTAAVGMLMIPAMIKRDYEPGYAAAATATAGGVGIIIPPSIPMVIYGVAAQESITKMFLGGVIPGLLIAVGLICMHLFKCRKMEVHEDMAAWSASTLLTSMKEGIWAMMAPIVILGGIYSGFFTPTEAAIVAIFYTLFVGFFIYKELSIKALMKSLETTSWLTGRVLIIMFTAYAFGRLLVQYRIPDQIVEMLLNFTSDVMVVWIFVVLILLFLGMFMETLAIILLVTPVLLPVMKAFGVDPIHFGIVLVCCCGVGFSTPPLGENMFIASGIADVSLEEISAKAIPFCCITIGVIFLLVMFPQLILFLPKMLM
- the eutJ gene encoding ethanolamine utilization protein EutJ, with the protein product MAISWELACERLDRAAAMMNDTDPVSVEGPIHIGIDLGTADVVLMAVDGEGEPVAVFLEWTEVVRDGVVVDFVGACDVVRKFVAMAEERLGIEITEASTSFPPGTDARLSTNILETAGLDVTYVEDEPSCVASLLELDKAAVVDIGGGTTGTAIVKGGEIVFSDDEPTGGKHITLTIAGHYDVALEKAEEYKRKAEEYKILSIAKPTLERVSDIVSAHMAGHEVDSVLLSGGTCCLPGIETIFEKELKLPVHLPSQPLMLTPLSIASLALR
- a CDS encoding aldehyde dehydrogenase family protein, giving the protein MAIAREQIESIVSEVLTQLNGVAQTSVAAPTAGDWGIFDELDDAVAAAKVAQTKIGTIAMRNKIIDIIRRAARNNARRLSEMAVEETGMGNVEDKIAKTLLVADRTPGTEVVSAEAITGDNGFTMIEKAPWGVIASVTPSTNPGSTVINNGISMIAAGNSVVFAPHPAAKRITQEAIKIINKAVVAETGIANLLVAVKEPSIDAAKRLFTYDGINLLVVTGGEAVVEAARKTTNKRLMAAGAGNPPVVVDETADIARAAESIYIGASFDNNLICADEKEVIAVDSIADQLKAEMKKVGAYELTLEQANTIAQTVILDYGTDKARANPKWVGRDAKKLAAIAGVTVPDTCKLLIVDAGRDSDYVFAKVEQMMPLVPVLRAHNFAEALEWALKLERGLSHTAGLHSTNVNNMEAMARATNTSLFVKNGPHVAGLGAGGEGWTSMTISTPTGEGVTNAATFTRIRRCALVDCFRIV
- a CDS encoding EutN/CcmL family microcompartment protein, with translation MELGRVRGQVVSTVRDPGVPPVTLLLVDLVTADGEVVRSGQVAADTLGAGEGEIVLLVRGSSARFTMTDRPPLDLSVIAIIDQITSQGETVYNK
- the eutM gene encoding ethanolamine utilization microcompartment protein EutM produces the protein MGDALGIIEVKGMTALVEAADAMTKSARVELVGYERIGGALVSALIRGDVAACKAAIDAGAAAAQRVGEVVATHVIPRPHADLEEVFPIKTK